A single genomic interval of Alteromonas sp. CI.11.F.A3 harbors:
- a CDS encoding recombinase family protein has protein sequence MKIGYARVSSELQSEDAQLDALANCGCERIYHEKISGKGVNRPELTRLLDSLRTGDTVIVQRLDRLGRSLSDLIHLLSAFKKKNVEFISLNENIDTSSATGELIFHLIGAIAQFERRLISERTKVGLEAAKARGRKGGRKPKLGPQDIEKARAMLKSNEITKAEVAKHFGVSRPTLNNALNKT, from the coding sequence ATGAAAATCGGATATGCACGTGTTAGCTCGGAATTACAAAGTGAAGACGCTCAACTCGATGCGCTAGCTAACTGTGGATGTGAACGAATTTATCATGAAAAGATATCTGGTAAAGGAGTGAATCGTCCCGAATTAACACGTTTGCTTGACTCTCTTCGTACTGGTGACACAGTGATTGTTCAGAGACTCGACCGTCTAGGGCGCTCATTATCCGATTTAATTCACCTGCTAAGCGCCTTTAAAAAGAAAAACGTAGAATTTATTAGTCTGAATGAAAATATCGATACAAGCAGTGCAACTGGAGAATTGATCTTTCATTTGATTGGGGCAATCGCACAATTTGAAAGACGGCTCATCTCAGAACGAACTAAGGTCGGACTCGAGGCAGCAAAAGCTAGAGGGCGTAAAGGGGGGAGAAAGCCTAAATTAGGTCCTCAAGATATTGAAAAGGCGCGAGCGATGCTTAAATCAAATGAAATTACTAAAGCAGAAGTAGCAAAGCATTTTGGAGTGAGCCGACCAACATTGAATAACGCTCTCAATAAAACTTAA
- a CDS encoding DUF6602 domain-containing protein, translating to MIKTVAELLQGFIDEESAKLNEYELKHGPTIGDMYEGLSADLLNRAIPSHLELKVVDGFITDGDGFLSGQMDCMLVRGEGEKIPYTDSYKWHVKEVLAVFEVKKNLYSKDLINSFYKLRQVSEGYSKYLFRKEHSENKFLDISPSYKNFSQLTGITAPQYSDRKVLTGENELIYTTLFMEQLMPIKIVLGYDGYSSEFALRKGMAKFLEEEGQGRGYGVPSFPHLIVCGKHSLIKCNGLPYISPMRDGYWDFMTSTTCNPILLILEFIWTKLSLEFDMGMPWGDDIEMECLNEFLQVKPVIDDEQKGWMLKYRELSKEDLTSAKTSIDWQPLEISPPVFAIFTQLIQADVCTTEKAFIEFAEEQSDNVEKFIKEITSTNVVSFDGKFLSLYSENLIASILPDGRFVIAENNSGRFDAWLAKYY from the coding sequence ATGATAAAAACTGTCGCAGAGCTGTTACAGGGCTTTATAGATGAAGAATCTGCTAAACTTAATGAGTATGAGTTGAAACATGGCCCAACAATTGGAGACATGTATGAAGGCCTTTCTGCGGATCTATTGAATAGAGCGATACCATCACATCTAGAACTAAAGGTTGTAGATGGATTCATAACTGACGGTGATGGTTTTTTATCAGGTCAAATGGACTGTATGCTTGTGCGTGGTGAGGGTGAAAAAATTCCTTACACGGACTCATATAAATGGCACGTTAAAGAGGTTTTAGCTGTATTTGAAGTCAAGAAGAACCTGTATTCCAAAGACCTAATAAACTCATTTTACAAACTTAGGCAAGTGTCTGAAGGTTATTCAAAATATCTCTTCAGGAAAGAGCATTCCGAAAATAAATTTTTGGACATTTCCCCTTCTTATAAAAATTTCTCTCAGTTAACAGGGATCACCGCTCCTCAATACAGCGATAGAAAAGTTCTTACAGGAGAAAATGAGCTTATCTATACGACACTATTTATGGAACAGTTAATGCCCATTAAGATCGTTCTAGGATATGACGGATACTCTTCAGAATTTGCTTTACGGAAAGGCATGGCTAAATTTTTGGAAGAAGAAGGTCAAGGGCGTGGATACGGCGTTCCTTCTTTCCCTCACTTGATTGTTTGTGGAAAGCATTCATTAATTAAGTGCAATGGCTTACCCTACATTTCTCCAATGCGAGACGGATATTGGGACTTTATGACATCAACCACGTGTAATCCTATATTACTTATCTTGGAGTTCATTTGGACAAAGCTATCTCTTGAATTCGACATGGGAATGCCATGGGGTGATGACATCGAAATGGAATGTTTAAACGAGTTTCTTCAAGTTAAACCAGTTATCGATGATGAACAGAAAGGGTGGATGCTCAAATATCGTGAACTTTCAAAAGAAGATCTGACTTCCGCAAAAACGTCAATCGATTGGCAACCCTTGGAAATATCGCCTCCAGTCTTTGCTATATTTACCCAGCTAATTCAAGCCGATGTTTGCACTACAGAAAAAGCGTTTATTGAGTTCGCAGAGGAGCAAAGCGATAATGTTGAAAAGTTTATAAAAGAAATTACTTCGACTAATGTTGTAAGCTTTGACGGCAAATTTTTGTCACTGTATTCCGAAAATCTAATCGCTTCAATTTTGCCAGATGGTCGTTTTGTAATTGCAGAAAATAACTCAGGCCGCTTTGACGCATGGTTGGCAAAATACTATTAA
- a CDS encoding DUF4224 domain-containing protein has product MSLFVSRDELQELTGFKKKSLQIKQLSNFGIPFEVNRLGSPVVLRSAIEDTLSGAKLPRKRSKSINLESLRKAKGDN; this is encoded by the coding sequence ATGAGCCTTTTTGTATCTCGCGATGAGCTTCAGGAACTCACAGGTTTCAAGAAAAAATCACTACAAATAAAGCAATTATCAAACTTTGGAATACCCTTTGAGGTAAACAGGCTTGGTTCGCCTGTCGTCTTGCGCTCTGCTATCGAAGACACTCTATCAGGAGCTAAATTGCCAAGGAAAAGAAGTAAATCTATAAACTTAGAATCGCTTCGAAAAGCAAAAGGAGACAATTAA
- a CDS encoding tyrosine-type recombinase/integrase: protein MGRKRNGSTHLPERMYLHKGTYYLVNKDSKWLNLGKSLTSAIAEYHRLVPSQSSIKTMGELIDRYMVEISPTKAESTYKGEIQEAKLLRAAFGEMYPKDVTPVVIYEYMDFRSQTAPVRVNREVALLSHMFKKAMRWGLVESNPCRDVERNPERPRHRYVTDDELLAFKSIVPEWLSLYIDLKSLTGLRQTDMLSLRFDSFIEDGLLTGMSKTEKRTGKKYLFEWSDQLRATLDKIQQLPGKVKSLYLFSNRKGQPYTGDGFRSIWHNWMVKALDRELLSERFQERDIRKKTASDVELEHAQLLLGHESVKTTIRNYRLLPIKVKPSKWFLEKPDLFGNSGLAGRYKKPRNVLQGLM from the coding sequence ATGGGCAGAAAAAGAAACGGTAGTACTCATCTACCAGAACGAATGTATCTTCATAAAGGAACCTATTACCTTGTTAATAAAGACAGTAAGTGGCTAAACCTTGGCAAATCCCTGACATCGGCCATAGCTGAGTATCATAGGTTAGTACCTTCGCAGAGCTCAATAAAAACAATGGGAGAGCTTATTGACCGCTATATGGTTGAAATCTCGCCGACCAAGGCAGAATCAACATATAAGGGTGAAATACAAGAAGCTAAATTGCTTCGAGCAGCATTTGGGGAAATGTATCCTAAAGATGTTACACCTGTAGTGATATACGAATATATGGATTTTCGCAGCCAAACAGCGCCTGTACGCGTAAATAGAGAGGTAGCCCTACTATCTCATATGTTTAAGAAAGCGATGCGCTGGGGGCTCGTAGAGAGCAATCCTTGCAGAGACGTAGAAAGAAACCCAGAACGCCCTAGACATAGATATGTCACTGACGATGAACTACTGGCCTTTAAAAGCATTGTACCTGAGTGGCTGTCACTCTATATCGACCTGAAAAGCCTAACAGGGTTGAGACAAACAGATATGTTGTCGCTTCGGTTCGACTCATTTATTGAAGATGGATTACTTACCGGTATGAGTAAAACTGAAAAGCGTACTGGTAAAAAATACTTGTTCGAATGGTCTGATCAACTTAGAGCAACGCTTGATAAAATTCAGCAACTACCTGGAAAGGTAAAAAGTCTCTACTTGTTCAGTAACAGAAAAGGGCAACCATACACTGGCGATGGATTTCGCAGCATTTGGCATAACTGGATGGTTAAAGCGCTAGATAGAGAACTTTTATCAGAAAGGTTTCAAGAACGTGATATTCGTAAGAAAACGGCGAGTGATGTAGAGCTTGAGCATGCACAATTGCTCTTGGGCCATGAAAGTGTTAAAACAACTATCCGAAACTATAGATTGTTACCAATTAAGGTAAAGCCTTCTAAATGGTTTTTGGAAAAACCGGATTTATTTGGAAACTCGGGACTGGCTGGCAGATACAAAAAACCCCGCAATGTCTTGCAGGGCTTGATGTAA
- a CDS encoding oxidative damage protection protein: MSRVVFCQRLQKEADGLDFQLYPGELGKRIYDNISKEAWADWQKKQTMLINENKLNMMEPTARQFLEQSMSAYLFDGVEPTIEGYVPPEK; this comes from the coding sequence ATGAGTAGAGTGGTATTTTGCCAACGTTTACAAAAAGAAGCCGACGGCTTAGATTTTCAGCTTTACCCCGGTGAGCTAGGAAAACGTATTTACGACAACATTTCAAAAGAAGCATGGGCCGACTGGCAAAAGAAACAAACCATGCTGATTAACGAAAATAAGTTAAATATGATGGAACCGACCGCCAGACAGTTTTTAGAGCAAAGTATGTCGGCTTACTTGTTCGACGGCGTAGAACCTACAATTGAAGGCTATGTTCCGCCTGAAAAGTAA
- the mutY gene encoding A/G-specific adenine glycosylase, translated as MTNTVNPNTFAERVLAWYDIHGRKHLPWQQDITPYKVWVSEIMLQQTQVTTVIPYFERFMQSFPSVVELADAAQDDVLHHWTGLGYYARARNLHKAAKQIVEQHGGTFPDNIDDVIALPGIGRSTAGAVLSISRNQRHPILDGNVKRVLARYYAIGGWPGQKAVENALWVVAEKNTPEKRSANYTQVMMDLGAMVCTRSKPKCDECPLQHDCLAYAQGAQTEFPGKKPKKAIPERSTLLIVPLFQQQVYLEQRPSSGLWGGLYGFIEAQDIQSAEAELAKRGIEASSFETQAAFRHTFSHFHLDITPVFAVINSVPRKQVAEQKSQWFMFNEPIEVGLAAPTKKIIQQLVHVL; from the coding sequence ATGACAAATACGGTTAACCCCAACACTTTTGCTGAACGAGTACTTGCTTGGTACGACATTCATGGTCGCAAGCACCTTCCATGGCAACAAGATATTACCCCTTACAAAGTGTGGGTGTCTGAGATTATGTTGCAGCAAACACAAGTCACTACTGTCATCCCGTATTTTGAACGGTTTATGCAATCTTTCCCCAGCGTGGTGGAGCTAGCTGATGCAGCGCAAGATGATGTACTGCACCATTGGACAGGTTTAGGCTACTACGCCCGCGCAAGAAATTTACATAAAGCGGCGAAGCAAATTGTAGAGCAGCACGGCGGTACGTTTCCTGACAACATAGACGATGTAATAGCTTTGCCTGGAATAGGGCGTTCTACCGCTGGCGCGGTATTGTCTATTTCGCGCAATCAGCGCCACCCCATATTAGATGGCAATGTGAAACGCGTGCTGGCTCGCTACTATGCTATTGGCGGCTGGCCCGGTCAAAAAGCGGTAGAAAATGCACTGTGGGTAGTGGCAGAAAAGAACACGCCAGAAAAACGCAGTGCCAACTACACGCAGGTGATGATGGATTTGGGTGCTATGGTATGTACTCGCAGCAAGCCAAAGTGTGATGAGTGCCCGTTACAACACGATTGTTTAGCGTATGCCCAAGGCGCACAAACTGAATTTCCTGGTAAAAAGCCCAAGAAAGCCATACCAGAGCGAAGTACGTTACTTATAGTGCCATTGTTCCAACAGCAGGTTTATTTGGAGCAGCGGCCTTCTAGCGGCTTGTGGGGTGGTTTATATGGCTTTATTGAAGCCCAAGATATACAAAGCGCCGAAGCTGAACTTGCCAAGCGAGGTATTGAAGCCAGTTCATTTGAAACCCAAGCTGCGTTTAGGCATACCTTTAGCCACTTTCATTTGGATATAACACCGGTGTTTGCCGTGATAAACTCAGTACCCAGAAAGCAGGTGGCAGAACAAAAATCCCAATGGTTTATGTTTAATGAACCTATTGAGGTAGGTTTAGCTGCGCCTACTAAGAAAATCATTCAACAATTAGTGCATGTGCTTTAG